CGAGCCGCTTGTTTTCCCACCCAACGCTCGATGCCTGAAGGCATCACTACGAGCCGCTTGTTTTCCCACCCAACGCTCGATGCCTAAAGGCATTACTACAAACAGTCACTACAAACAATCTTCACATCACTTCCAGCTTGCGCTCCAGCATCGCCGCCACTTCTTCATCGGACAGGCCTTCGATTTCCGAAGCCGTCACAGTCTTGCCGTTGCCCTCAGTGGCGGGAGCGGCGGCCTCCGGGGCCGGCGATGCGCCGGAGGCAAACACCATCTTCTCCAGCAGCCGAGCAATCGCCTCGATGTTGGGATAATCGAAGATCAAGGTTGCGGGCAGAGAATTGGCCATGCCCAGGCCGCGCGCCAGCAAGTTGCGCAGCTCGACCGCCATCAGCGAATCGATGCCGACGTCCATCAAGCGCTGGCGCCGCCCCAGTGTTTGATCGGGATCACGGCGCAACACTTTCACCACGTGCCGGCGCACATATTCGATCAACTGCTCGAAGCGCTCGGCCTCCGGCAGGCTTTGCATCTGCTGCACCAGCGCCAGGCCGGCCTCTGCTGCCGCCGCTTCGCCTGCCGCGGGCAGATGGGCAGCGTGCGAGCTTGCTTGATCCGCGGCAGCATGAGTCTGAACGCCGTCGCCGGCCAGCGGCATCTGGGCGAGAAAGACGTGCTGGTTCAGAATTTCCGCGGCTGAGCCGGCCTCGGGGAAAGCCGCGACCTTTTCGCAGCCGTGCTCGCGCAGCAGCGCTTGCCACTTGTCAGTCGAGAGCAGCGGATTGTCGCTGCGGAGATCGTCTTCGAACAATTGCCAGCCCTCGATCAACCCAATCGAAATGTCGAACCAGTGGGGATGATGCGTGGTCTCGTAGAGAAGCAACAGGCCGCCGGGCTTGAGCAACGACTTGGCATTCTCGATCGTGGCATGCAAGTTTTTGGTCGCATGCAACACGTTTGCCGCCACCACCACGTCGAAATCATGCGCTCCGAAGCCCTGCTCCTGCGGCGGGTTTTCGATGTTGAGAATGCCGTAGCGCAAAAACGGATAAGCGCGAAAGCGCTCAGCAGCCTGTGTGAAAAAATACTCCGACATGTCGGTGAAATAGTAAAGCGTGCGCTCCGCCGGCAGCACCGGCAGAATCGCCGCGGTGGTGCCGCCGGTGCCCGCGCCGATTTCGAGCACGCGCAGCGGCCGCGTCGAGGGCAGGGTGCGCACCATGGCTTCCGCCAGGCTGCGGGCAATGCCGGTGTAGTAGCGCGACAACGCCCATTCGTGATACATGAAATCCGAAGTCGTGTTGGTGCCGCCGGGGAAAAGCGTTTCCAGCGGGCTTTCCTTGCCGGTGAGAATGGGCGCCAGCATGCGGCCGCAGCGTTGCAGGTATTCCAGCAAAGCCGGGATATCCGCAAAGAGAGAACCGTCCTGCGCCAGAATGGCCTCGGCGGTCAGGGCCGGCCAGGATTGGGTGCGCACGAAGTCTTCGCCGGCGCGTGCGAGCACGCCTTCGGCAGTAAGTTTCTCGAACCAGCGCTGCAGCAAATTGCGATACGTCGGCAGAACCTGAGATTGCGTCAGGCACTCCGCCACCGTGACGGCAACGCCGGTTTTTGCGAAAATGCCCAAATTCTGCAACGCCGCGATGACATACGCGCTGGTCAAACGGTCGAGACATTCCCATTTCGCGGGATACGTGTGCAATCCCAAATCCACCGGCACCTGCCGCGCTTGATGGCGGCCGGCCTCCTCCACTTCGTCCCAGCGGCTCGCCGTCTTCGGCGTGAAGCCCTGCTGCCAGACTTTTAACTCTTCGAGCCAGTAACTCTTGGGCGACATCGGATAAGCAGGCAGCGCCACCCGCCGCCGGCGATAAGGCTGATCGAAACCCGCCCAATCGACCTCGACGCCATTGACGTACAAGCTGGCAAGGCTGTCGAGCATTTGCTCCCAATCGTCGCGGCCATTGCGCAACGAAGGCAGCCACACGCCTTCGCCCTCCGGATAACACTTTTGTCCCATCACTACCAGAATCGGCGCCGGCCCCAGCTCCACGAAAATGCGATAGCCCTGGCGGTAGAGCGCCTGCATGGCGTCAGCATAGCGCACGGTGTAACGCAGGTTGTGACGCCAATAGGCCGCATCGAGCAAATTGTTTTCGCCGACGAACTCCAGTCGCATGCTGGAAAACAGCGCCGTGGCGGGTGGCCGGTAGGTGGCGCGGCGGCACGAGGCTTCGAACTCGTCCAACACCGGTTCCACCAGCGGCGAATGAAAGGAATTGGAAACCAGCAGCGGCTTGGTTTTGATGCCCTGCGCTTCGAGCTGGCGCAGAATCTCCTGCACCGCCTGGCGCTCGCCGGAGATCACCGTACTCTCCGGCCCGTTGATCGCGGCGATCGCGACACGGTCACTGTATGCCGCCAACGTGTCGGCCACGCGCTTTTCGTCCGCGAGAATCGAAGCCATCAGGCCGTTGTGCGGCAGGCTGTGCATCAGGCGGCCGCGCTCGCTCACGATCATCAAGCCGTCTTCGAGACTGATCATGCCGGCCACGGTGGCGGCCACAATTTCGCCGACGCTGTGCCCCATGATCAGACCCGGCGCAATTCCCCAGGAACGCCACAACTCAGCCAGCGCGTACTGCAAGGCAAAGGTTGCCGGCTGGGTGTAATTCGTCTGGTCGAGCAGCGCTTCATTGCCGGGCTGGGGATAAAGCACGGACAACAGCGGCCGGTCGAGATGCGCACGCAGGATTGCCTCGCAGCGTTCGAGCGCGGCGCGAAAGACCGGTTGCGTCTCAAAAAGCCGGCGGCCCATGTTGGCATATTGCCCGCCCTGGCCGGTGAAGAGAAAAACCACTTCCGGCCGGTTGGTGAGATCACAGCGGCCGAGCGTCAAGCCCGGCGTTTCCCTTTTTGCGAGAAAAGCAGAGAGCTTTTGCTGCAATTGCGCCGTGTCTTCTGCCACGAGGGCCAGCCGGTGATCGAAATGGGCGCGGCCGGCATTGGCGGTGAAGCAGACCTCGGTGGCCGGCAGGGTGGAATTCTCCGCCAGATGTTTGGCATAGCGGCCGGCCAGTTCCTGCAAGCTCGCGGCGCTGCGCGCCGAGAGGCTGAGCAAATGGCGCGACCGTTCGAGTTGATCATTGCCGGGCGCGGCGTGGTCGCGACCTTCGATGATGATATGCGCGTTGGTGCCGCTGAAGCCGAACGAACTCACCGCGCCCAGCCGCCGGCCGGCAAGCGCGGGCCACGGCGTGAGCTGCGTGGGAACCGTCAACGGCAGTTCCTGCCACGGAATATGCGGACTCATGGTGCGCAGATTCAAATGCGGCGGAATCTGGCCGTGCTGCATGGCGAGCACGACTTTGATCAAGCCCGCCACGCCGGCAGCGGTTTCGAGATGGCCGATGTTGGTCTTGATCGAGCCAATCGCCACCGGTTGAGCGAGGCTGCGCGCCTCCGCCATCACCGCGCCGAGCGCCTGCGCCTCGATGGGATCGCCCAGCGAGGTGCCGGTGCCGTGGGTTTCAACGTAGCCGATCTCCGCGGCGGTGACGCCCGCGTTTTGCAGCGCCTGGCGGATCACCGCCTTCTGCGCCGGGCCGTTGGGCGCGGTGATGCCGCTGCTGCGGCCGTCCTGATTCACCGCCGAGCCGCGAATCACCGCCAGAATATTGTCGCGATCAGCGAGGGCATCGG
This genomic window from bacterium contains:
- a CDS encoding acyltransferase domain-containing protein, with the protein product MANAAEQSDQLSPIKRALVEIRELKAKLAEAEAARNEPIALIGMGLRFPGGAHDSDSAWRMLRDGVDGIREVPPDRWNIDSFYDPDPDKPGKMSTRWGGFLDHIDHFDADFFGISPREAMTMDPQQRLLLTVAWEALEHAGQAPDQLMGSRTGVFIGIAAFDYPAMQMQFLEHNQIDAYYASGSSHSIASGRLSYFFGLQGPSISLDTACSSSLVCVHLACNSLRQRECNLALAGGVNLIIAPELLINFSKAHMMAGDGRCKTFDAAADGFVRGEGAALVVLKRLSDALADRDNILAVIRGSAVNQDGRSSGITAPNGPAQKAVIRQALQNAGVTAAEIGYVETHGTGTSLGDPIEAQALGAVMAEARSLAQPVAIGSIKTNIGHLETAAGVAGLIKVVLAMQHGQIPPHLNLRTMSPHIPWQELPLTVPTQLTPWPALAGRRLGAVSSFGFSGTNAHIIIEGRDHAAPGNDQLERSRHLLSLSARSAASLQELAGRYAKHLAENSTLPATEVCFTANAGRAHFDHRLALVAEDTAQLQQKLSAFLAKRETPGLTLGRCDLTNRPEVVFLFTGQGGQYANMGRRLFETQPVFRAALERCEAILRAHLDRPLLSVLYPQPGNEALLDQTNYTQPATFALQYALAELWRSWGIAPGLIMGHSVGEIVAATVAGMISLEDGLMIVSERGRLMHSLPHNGLMASILADEKRVADTLAAYSDRVAIAAINGPESTVISGERQAVQEILRQLEAQGIKTKPLLVSNSFHSPLVEPVLDEFEASCRRATYRPPATALFSSMRLEFVGENNLLDAAYWRHNLRYTVRYADAMQALYRQGYRIFVELGPAPILVVMGQKCYPEGEGVWLPSLRNGRDDWEQMLDSLASLYVNGVEVDWAGFDQPYRRRRVALPAYPMSPKSYWLEELKVWQQGFTPKTASRWDEVEEAGRHQARQVPVDLGLHTYPAKWECLDRLTSAYVIAALQNLGIFAKTGVAVTVAECLTQSQVLPTYRNLLQRWFEKLTAEGVLARAGEDFVRTQSWPALTAEAILAQDGSLFADIPALLEYLQRCGRMLAPILTGKESPLETLFPGGTNTTSDFMYHEWALSRYYTGIARSLAEAMVRTLPSTRPLRVLEIGAGTGGTTAAILPVLPAERTLYYFTDMSEYFFTQAAERFRAYPFLRYGILNIENPPQEQGFGAHDFDVVVAANVLHATKNLHATIENAKSLLKPGGLLLLYETTHHPHWFDISIGLIEGWQLFEDDLRSDNPLLSTDKWQALLREHGCEKVAAFPEAGSAAEILNQHVFLAQMPLAGDGVQTHAAADQASSHAAHLPAAGEAAAAEAGLALVQQMQSLPEAERFEQLIEYVRRHVVKVLRRDPDQTLGRRQRLMDVGIDSLMAVELRNLLARGLGMANSLPATLIFDYPNIEAIARLLEKMVFASGASPAPEAAAPATEGNGKTVTASEIEGLSDEEVAAMLERKLEVM